A genomic segment from Halomonas sp. TA22 encodes:
- a CDS encoding D-hexose-6-phosphate mutarotase produces the protein MIPASLRALLDETQGQRFARWAERDVWLANAPWGELAISLQGAQVLHFLPAPEATQAAGAPPASETFESTQDDSLVAGGWLWVTPTPQAPPGAIRGGIPLCWPWFADEHTADESPDRSGPMHGPARKADWQLDAVDEHEEGIEVHLSPTARLHSQLIPRAVVQANAQRLHVELITEHVGETPVKFTAALHSYLSVADAHACRVEGLAGARYLDKLRDFADTQQQGELGVRGALDRIYESNRATVLDDGQRRLRIAKQGSDSTVVWHPGDDLPPDTSREASRHFLCIEAACTRLDPVWLVPGAQHLLGTTLTREPIS, from the coding sequence GTGATACCGGCATCTTTACGAGCACTACTCGACGAGACCCAGGGCCAGCGCTTTGCGCGTTGGGCCGAACGCGACGTATGGCTGGCCAATGCGCCCTGGGGGGAACTGGCGATATCACTTCAGGGCGCACAGGTACTGCACTTTCTACCTGCGCCCGAGGCCACGCAAGCCGCAGGCGCTCCACCCGCGTCCGAGACCTTCGAATCTACGCAGGACGACAGCCTTGTGGCGGGGGGCTGGCTGTGGGTCACGCCCACACCACAAGCGCCGCCTGGGGCGATTCGCGGCGGCATACCGCTGTGCTGGCCGTGGTTCGCCGACGAGCATACCGCCGATGAGTCGCCGGATCGTTCAGGGCCGATGCATGGCCCGGCGCGCAAGGCCGATTGGCAGCTAGATGCGGTGGATGAGCATGAGGAGGGCATTGAAGTGCACCTCTCCCCCACCGCCCGCTTGCATTCACAACTGATTCCCCGTGCGGTGGTCCAGGCCAATGCCCAGCGGCTGCATGTCGAGCTGATCACCGAACATGTCGGCGAGACGCCGGTCAAGTTCACCGCGGCTTTGCACAGCTACCTGAGCGTGGCCGACGCCCATGCCTGTCGGGTCGAAGGGCTTGCCGGCGCGCGCTATCTCGATAAGCTCAGGGATTTTGCCGACACCCAGCAGCAAGGCGAACTGGGGGTGCGCGGCGCACTGGACCGCATCTATGAATCCAATCGCGCCACCGTGCTCGACGATGGTCAGCGGCGCCTGCGCATCGCCAAGCAGGGCAGCGACTCCACCGTGGTCTGGCATCCCGGGGATGACTTACCGCCCGACACTTCTCGCGAGGCGAGCCGGCATTTTCTGTGCATCGAGGCGGCCTGTACCCGCCTCGACCCGGTCTGGCTGGTCCCCGGCGCCCAGCACCTGCTCGGCACCACCCTGACGAGGGAGCCGATATCATGA
- a CDS encoding aldo/keto reductase family oxidoreductase, translating into MSEPALLDAPFMLGMMRLHESDSLRTPERLADWIEARLDQGLCWFDHADIYGDRLGETLFGEALRVRPGLASRVRIVTKAGIVTPARDTSRFAIKHYNSSAAYITQAIDSALARLGVERLDHFLLQRHDPLMEAEATARALDDAIDSGKIGAVGVANFLPEQWRRLQACMHYRLSSHQLQLSLAHPEPLFDGLYDAMIRDGLKPMAWSPLGGGIVFEDVLGESLSNLAPQFGTSSAGLALAWLRGLPGKPVPIVSTLKEERIDELLGGAGLALDRPTWFALLEEARSERVA; encoded by the coding sequence ATGAGCGAGCCCGCACTGCTGGATGCCCCCTTCATGCTGGGCATGATGCGTCTGCATGAGAGCGACAGCCTGCGCACTCCCGAGCGGCTCGCCGATTGGATAGAGGCACGCCTCGATCAGGGGCTCTGCTGGTTCGATCATGCCGACATCTATGGGGACCGCCTCGGCGAGACACTGTTCGGCGAGGCACTGCGGGTGCGACCGGGACTCGCCAGCCGCGTGCGTATCGTCACCAAGGCCGGCATCGTCACGCCGGCCCGTGATACTTCACGATTCGCCATCAAGCACTACAACAGCTCGGCGGCCTATATCACCCAGGCCATCGACTCCGCACTCGCCCGGCTGGGCGTCGAACGCCTCGATCACTTCCTGCTGCAGCGTCACGATCCGCTCATGGAGGCCGAAGCCACCGCCAGGGCGCTCGACGATGCCATCGACTCGGGCAAGATAGGCGCGGTAGGGGTTGCCAACTTCCTGCCCGAACAGTGGCGGAGATTACAGGCATGCATGCACTACCGCCTCTCCAGCCACCAGCTGCAGCTGTCGCTGGCCCACCCCGAGCCGCTCTTCGATGGGCTCTACGATGCGATGATTCGTGACGGTCTCAAGCCCATGGCCTGGTCGCCGCTGGGTGGAGGAATCGTGTTCGAGGATGTGCTGGGCGAAAGCCTGTCGAACCTGGCACCACAGTTCGGCACCAGTTCGGCTGGCCTGGCCCTGGCCTGGCTGCGCGGGCTACCGGGCAAACCGGTACCGATTGTCAGTACTCTCAAGGAGGAGCGTATCGATGAGCTGCTCGGTGGGGCCGGGCTCGCCCTGGATCGCCCCACTTGGTTTGCTCTGCTGGAAGAGGCACGTAGCGAGCGTGTCGCCTAG